Proteins encoded by one window of Culicoides brevitarsis isolate CSIRO-B50_1 chromosome 2, AGI_CSIRO_Cbre_v1, whole genome shotgun sequence:
- the LOC134832043 gene encoding uncharacterized protein LOC134832043 isoform X1: MSCCESGKLGEPLNTMDYSPIRTYDDNHDAPWYREYLIMSPALIIVILVFGIFIRLVWYRRWLTKEIELLDSIEVPPPKEKMNKKTQTTITIHDDNPTTSKLEAELKELDAEVHSTFHDDHDGPMSTPAMVADFDL, encoded by the coding sequence AACCCCTTAACACGATGGACTACTCGCCAATTAGAACGTACGATGACAATCACGATGCCCCTTGGTATCGCGAATACCTCATCATGAGTCCAGCTCTAATCATCGTCATTCTCGTTTTCGGAATATTCATCCGACTCGTTTGGTATCGCCGTTGGTTGACAAAGGAAATCGAGCTACTCGACAGCATCGAAGTGCCTCCGCCAAAAGAaaagatgaacaaaaaaacgcAAACTACAATAACAATTCACGACGATAATCCAACAACATCAAAATTGGAAGCTGAATTAAAAGAGCTCGACGCCGAAGTTCATTCGACCTTTCACGATGATCACGATGGTCCCATGAGTACACCCGCGATGGTTGCAGACTTTGACTTGTGA
- the LOC134832043 gene encoding uncharacterized protein LOC134832043 isoform X2, with translation MDYSPIRTYDDNHDAPWYREYLIMSPALIIVILVFGIFIRLVWYRRWLTKEIELLDSIEVPPPKEKMNKKTQTTITIHDDNPTTSKLEAELKELDAEVHSTFHDDHDGPMSTPAMVADFDL, from the coding sequence ATGGACTACTCGCCAATTAGAACGTACGATGACAATCACGATGCCCCTTGGTATCGCGAATACCTCATCATGAGTCCAGCTCTAATCATCGTCATTCTCGTTTTCGGAATATTCATCCGACTCGTTTGGTATCGCCGTTGGTTGACAAAGGAAATCGAGCTACTCGACAGCATCGAAGTGCCTCCGCCAAAAGAaaagatgaacaaaaaaacgcAAACTACAATAACAATTCACGACGATAATCCAACAACATCAAAATTGGAAGCTGAATTAAAAGAGCTCGACGCCGAAGTTCATTCGACCTTTCACGATGATCACGATGGTCCCATGAGTACACCCGCGATGGTTGCAGACTTTGACTTGTGA